Proteins encoded together in one Alteribacter keqinensis window:
- the ffh gene encoding signal recognition particle protein: MAFEGLAERLQGTLNKIRGKGKVSEQDVKEMMREVRLALLEADVNFKVVKDFIARVKERAVGADVFESLTPGQQVIKIVNEELTALMGGEQSKIAVAPKSPTVVMMVGLQGAGKTTTTGKLANHLRKKHNRNPLMVAADIYRPAAIKQLETLGKQLNMPVFSMGDQVSPVEIAREALAKAKEEHNDYVLIDTAGRLHVDEDLMGELDEIKELAKPDEILLVVDAMTGQDAVNVAESFNERLGITGVVLTKLDGDTRGGAALSVKAVTDTPIKFAGMGEKVDQLEPFHPDRMASRILGMGDVLTLIEKAQTNVDEARAKELERKMRTNELTFDDFLEQLGQVRNMGPLDELLNMMPGAGKMKGLKNVQVDDKQIGQIEAIVRSMTKAEKEDPSILNASRRRRIAKGSGTSIQDVNRLIKQFGEMKKMMKQMSGMQQKGKKKKGGLGNMKFPFM, encoded by the coding sequence ATGGCTTTTGAAGGTTTAGCGGAGCGGCTCCAAGGAACTTTAAATAAAATCCGCGGTAAAGGGAAAGTATCTGAACAAGACGTTAAAGAAATGATGCGTGAGGTCAGGCTTGCCCTTTTGGAAGCGGATGTTAACTTTAAAGTTGTAAAGGATTTTATCGCTCGTGTAAAAGAACGGGCAGTCGGGGCAGATGTATTTGAAAGCCTCACACCCGGACAGCAGGTTATTAAAATTGTTAATGAAGAGCTGACTGCACTTATGGGCGGCGAACAGAGCAAGATCGCCGTTGCCCCGAAGTCACCTACCGTTGTTATGATGGTCGGACTTCAAGGTGCAGGTAAGACAACGACAACAGGAAAGCTCGCAAACCATCTGCGGAAAAAGCACAACCGCAATCCGTTAATGGTTGCAGCAGATATTTACCGTCCGGCAGCTATTAAGCAGCTGGAAACGTTGGGGAAACAGCTTAATATGCCTGTCTTCTCCATGGGAGATCAGGTAAGCCCTGTTGAAATTGCCAGGGAAGCTCTTGCGAAAGCAAAAGAAGAGCACAATGATTATGTTCTCATTGATACAGCCGGCCGTCTTCACGTTGATGAAGATCTGATGGGTGAGCTTGATGAGATAAAAGAACTGGCCAAGCCCGACGAGATTCTCCTCGTTGTGGATGCTATGACTGGTCAGGATGCAGTAAACGTAGCTGAAAGCTTTAATGAACGGCTCGGTATTACCGGGGTGGTTCTTACAAAGCTTGATGGTGATACACGAGGCGGGGCGGCACTCAGCGTTAAAGCTGTTACGGATACGCCGATTAAGTTTGCCGGTATGGGAGAGAAGGTCGACCAGCTCGAACCGTTTCACCCGGACCGTATGGCATCCCGTATTCTCGGTATGGGAGACGTTCTTACCCTGATTGAGAAGGCTCAGACGAACGTAGATGAAGCCCGGGCCAAAGAGCTCGAGCGTAAAATGCGCACCAATGAGCTTACATTCGATGACTTCCTTGAGCAATTGGGACAGGTCCGTAACATGGGACCTCTCGATGAACTGCTTAACATGATGCCCGGCGCTGGCAAGATGAAGGGCTTAAAAAATGTGCAGGTCGATGATAAACAGATCGGTCAGATAGAAGCGATTGTCCGTTCCATGACCAAAGCAGAAAAAGAAGACCCGTCGATTCTGAATGCAAGTCGCAGACGCCGGATTGCAAAAGGGAGCGGTACATCCATTCAGGATGTCAACCGGCTTATCAAGCAGTTCGGTGAGATGAAGAAGATGATGAAGCAGATGTCAGGAATGCAGCAGAAGGGCAAGAAGAAAAAAGGCGGCTTAGGCAACATGAAATTCCCCTTTATGTAA
- the plsX gene encoding phosphate acyltransferase PlsX: MKLAIDAMGGDHAPKAVIQGVEKALLEYKDLEVILYGDEKEINKTLKENNRVTVHHTDEVISSDDSPVRAVRRKKNSSMVRAVQAVKDKEADACISAGNTGAYMTAGLLVVGRIKGIERPALSPMLPTLGGEGFLLLDVGANMDAKPAHLAQYATMGSIYMQKVRGIEEPRIGLLNVGSEAGKGNDLTKQVYAQLQALPVNFIGNVEARDLLSGAADVVICDGFSGNLVLKSIEGTAMSMFALLKAELTSSLKNKLAAGVLKPSFKQIKQKLDYSEYGGAGLFGLRAPVIKAHGSSDAQGIFSAIRQARTMHDENVVALITKEIKSNEE; the protein is encoded by the coding sequence ATGAAACTTGCAATTGATGCCATGGGAGGCGATCATGCCCCGAAGGCTGTCATACAAGGCGTTGAAAAAGCCTTGCTCGAATATAAAGACTTGGAAGTCATTCTCTACGGAGATGAAAAAGAAATTAATAAAACCCTGAAAGAAAACAATAGAGTTACCGTACATCACACAGATGAAGTGATCTCAAGCGACGACTCACCGGTGCGTGCTGTAAGAAGAAAAAAGAATTCTTCCATGGTCCGTGCGGTACAGGCTGTTAAGGACAAAGAGGCAGATGCCTGTATTTCTGCAGGTAATACCGGGGCATACATGACGGCAGGACTTCTTGTTGTCGGCCGTATTAAAGGAATTGAAAGACCCGCGTTATCCCCGATGCTCCCAACCCTTGGAGGAGAAGGATTCCTCCTCCTTGATGTTGGGGCGAATATGGACGCAAAACCAGCCCACCTTGCTCAGTACGCAACGATGGGAAGTATTTACATGCAGAAGGTAAGAGGGATTGAGGAACCGCGTATCGGCCTTTTAAACGTAGGCAGCGAAGCAGGAAAAGGCAATGACCTTACAAAGCAGGTATATGCCCAGCTGCAGGCACTTCCGGTTAATTTTATCGGAAACGTAGAAGCCCGGGATCTGCTGAGCGGAGCTGCAGATGTTGTAATCTGTGACGGATTCTCAGGCAACCTCGTATTAAAATCGATCGAGGGTACTGCCATGTCTATGTTTGCCCTGTTAAAAGCAGAGCTTACTTCCTCGCTTAAAAATAAGCTTGCTGCAGGTGTGTTAAAGCCGTCGTTTAAGCAGATCAAACAGAAGCTGGATTACTCTGAATATGGTGGAGCCGGATTATTCGGATTGAGAGCACCGGTTATTAAAGCCCACGGTTCTTCTGATGCCCAGGGCATTTTCAGTGCCATCCGCCAGGCACGTACGATGCATGATGAAAATGTAGTCGCATTAATTACAAAAGAAATTAAATCAAATGAAGAATAG
- the fabG gene encoding 3-oxoacyl-[acyl-carrier-protein] reductase, with translation MLFEGQSALVTGASRGIGREIAIHLAKNGANVAINYAGSEERALNTARECESYGVKAITVQANVADGKDVQDMIKVVLAEFGSLEILVNNAGITKDGLVMRMKEEDFDAVIDINLKGVFNCSKAVTRHMMKQRYGRIINISSVVGVLGNAGQANYVASKAGVIGLTKSLARELANRNIHVNAVAPGFIETDMTDALSEDVKEAMLGQIPLGKLGSASDVAQVVTFLASDAARYMTGQTLHVDGGMVM, from the coding sequence ATGTTATTTGAAGGACAATCAGCCCTTGTAACGGGGGCATCCCGTGGGATCGGCCGTGAAATTGCGATTCACCTAGCGAAAAACGGAGCCAACGTGGCCATTAACTACGCAGGCAGCGAAGAGCGTGCTCTTAATACAGCCCGTGAGTGCGAATCCTATGGAGTAAAGGCCATTACCGTTCAGGCAAATGTTGCGGACGGAAAAGATGTACAGGATATGATTAAAGTCGTTCTGGCAGAATTCGGATCTCTTGAAATTCTTGTGAACAACGCCGGTATTACAAAAGACGGTCTTGTGATGCGCATGAAAGAAGAGGATTTTGATGCTGTTATTGATATTAACCTGAAAGGTGTGTTTAACTGCTCAAAAGCGGTAACGCGCCATATGATGAAGCAGCGCTACGGCCGTATCATTAACATCAGTTCGGTCGTCGGTGTATTAGGAAATGCCGGACAGGCAAACTACGTAGCAAGTAAAGCAGGTGTAATCGGCCTTACCAAGTCCCTTGCCCGTGAGCTTGCAAACCGGAATATTCATGTAAATGCTGTGGCTCCCGGCTTTATTGAAACAGATATGACAGATGCTTTAAGCGAAGATGTGAAAGAAGCGATGCTTGGCCAGATTCCGCTCGGAAAACTCGGTTCCGCATCAGATGTAGCCCAGGTCGTTACATTCCTTGCAAGTGATGCAGCCCGCTACATGACAGGCCAGACGCTTCATGTTGACGGCGGCATGGTGATGTAA
- the acpP gene encoding acyl carrier protein — MAATIDRIAKIVSERLGVDESEVKPEATFKEDLGADSLDVVELVMELEDEFDLEISDEDAEKIATVGDVITYIDNQQ; from the coding sequence ATGGCAGCTACAATTGACCGAATCGCCAAAATCGTTTCTGAGCGTCTTGGAGTAGACGAATCAGAAGTGAAGCCTGAGGCTACGTTTAAAGAAGACTTAGGTGCAGACTCCTTGGATGTAGTGGAACTCGTTATGGAACTTGAAGACGAATTCGACTTGGAAATTTCCGATGAAGACGCTGAAAAAATCGCTACTGTTGGTGATGTGATCACTTACATAGACAATCAGCAATAG
- the smc gene encoding chromosome segregation protein SMC: MFLKRLDLVGFKSFADRLSIDFVSGVTAVVGPNGSGKSNISDGIRWVLGEQSAKNLRGGKMEDIIFSGTDLRKPLNMAEITLTLNNEEQHLAIDYSEVSVTRRVYRSGESEYLINKQPCRLRDIVDLFMDSGLGRESFSIIGQGKIEEILSSKPEERRKIFEEAAGVLKYKTRKLKSEKKLADTQDNLNRVEDILYELHGQVEPLREQASVAKEYLEKKAELEKFEIGLFVKEIEHLHEKWTAEKEKLVSFREKEENLTRAVKEKEDAVEAFRSDIQDIEDSIQKLQDVLLNTSEELEKQEGQKQVWKERKKNFAKNREQFQEELEKLKEQKEKLARECDVQSEKAEAAKKQLKRTEKERKKQEALYEKLSEDTEEKIESLKGEYIEYLNEAASLKNEKRYLTEQLEKQSFKEERLEQENKDLLVKREHYTRDKEKQDEYYARIKEEIDQSVTLFRNLQAKLEHEEQEYRKKETLLYEAYRHAEQLRSKKEFMEDMQSDYSGFFQGVKEILKERDRKSSGIEGAVAELIDVKKEHETALDIALGAAQQHVVVQNEATGRKAIGFLKQRGLGRATFLPMDVMKPRTLPSGDLTAVSNHPAFAGVAKDLVSFDERYENVIGQLLGNVIVAQDLKGANEIARLVRYRFRIVTLEGDVINPGGGMTGGSMVKKKSQLLGRQQELERMTAKLTRLEQDVQKAEADVKNRKARLSALQQEADLARKRGEATRDQEQDEKGKSKELELAINSLNDRLQIYDQEKEEFERERKEKESRLKELDEAITAAVEKTEELNKEIQRVSKKQAEQAVSKESLSKELTNLRIMETKEQEQLHYLEQSLTSLTESFNDVKKDLSYRTEEYDQLRREIDSQADDGETLEEIIAKRKQEKEQTIRLISKRKSDRLGLQQDHDDTEVVLREYKRQLKQMSDAVHETEVLVNRTDVELDNRLAKLEGEYELTFEAAKAKDNSTLSIEETRTKVKLIKLAIEELGSVNVGAIEEYDRVKERHDFLKEQKEDLEHGKATLLQVIEEMDSEMIRRFKETFYQIQEHFRDVFVQLFGGGRADLVLTNPDDLLATGVDIVAQPPGKKLQNLGLLSGGERALTAIALLFGILKTRPVPFCVLDEVEAALDDANVARFAQYLKEFSRDTQFIVVTHRKGTMEEADVLYGVTMQESGVSNLVSVRLEETEALVGSD, translated from the coding sequence TTGTTCCTAAAACGTCTCGATCTGGTCGGCTTTAAATCGTTTGCCGACCGACTGTCGATCGACTTTGTTTCCGGGGTGACCGCTGTAGTCGGTCCGAACGGAAGTGGTAAAAGTAATATATCAGACGGTATTCGCTGGGTACTCGGCGAACAGTCAGCAAAAAATCTCCGGGGCGGAAAAATGGAAGACATTATCTTCTCCGGTACGGATTTAAGAAAGCCCCTTAACATGGCAGAAATCACGCTTACGTTAAATAACGAAGAGCAGCATTTGGCTATTGATTACAGTGAAGTAAGTGTAACGCGCCGGGTGTACCGGTCAGGTGAAAGTGAATATTTGATCAACAAACAGCCGTGCAGGCTCCGTGATATCGTAGACCTGTTTATGGATTCAGGACTCGGCAGAGAATCCTTCTCTATTATCGGCCAGGGGAAAATTGAAGAAATCCTGAGCAGTAAACCTGAAGAACGCCGTAAAATCTTTGAAGAAGCTGCAGGGGTACTCAAATATAAAACGCGAAAGCTGAAATCAGAAAAGAAACTTGCAGATACGCAGGACAACTTAAACCGTGTAGAGGATATTCTCTACGAACTTCACGGTCAGGTTGAACCACTTCGTGAGCAGGCATCAGTTGCGAAAGAATATTTAGAGAAAAAAGCAGAGCTTGAAAAGTTTGAAATAGGCCTTTTTGTAAAGGAAATTGAACATCTCCACGAAAAATGGACTGCGGAAAAAGAAAAACTCGTTTCTTTTCGTGAAAAAGAAGAGAACCTTACCCGTGCTGTGAAAGAAAAAGAGGATGCGGTAGAAGCATTCAGAAGCGACATCCAGGACATTGAGGACTCCATTCAGAAGCTTCAGGACGTTCTTTTGAACACGAGTGAAGAACTCGAAAAGCAGGAAGGACAGAAGCAGGTCTGGAAAGAGCGGAAAAAAAACTTCGCAAAAAACCGGGAACAGTTTCAAGAAGAGCTGGAAAAGCTTAAGGAACAAAAAGAGAAGCTCGCCCGTGAATGTGACGTTCAGTCCGAAAAGGCAGAAGCAGCCAAGAAGCAGCTGAAGAGAACAGAAAAGGAACGAAAAAAACAAGAGGCACTGTACGAAAAGCTTTCGGAGGATACAGAAGAAAAAATTGAGAGCCTTAAAGGTGAGTACATAGAGTATCTAAATGAAGCAGCTTCTCTGAAGAACGAAAAGCGGTATCTCACCGAACAGCTCGAAAAACAGTCCTTTAAAGAAGAACGCCTTGAACAGGAAAACAAGGACCTTCTTGTAAAACGGGAGCATTACACGCGTGATAAAGAGAAGCAGGATGAATACTATGCCCGGATAAAAGAAGAGATCGATCAGTCTGTCACCTTGTTCCGTAACCTTCAGGCAAAGCTTGAACATGAGGAGCAGGAATACCGGAAGAAAGAAACTCTTCTCTATGAGGCTTACCGTCATGCAGAGCAGCTCCGCTCGAAAAAAGAGTTTATGGAAGACATGCAGAGTGACTACTCGGGCTTCTTCCAGGGTGTAAAAGAAATCCTGAAAGAGCGGGACCGGAAGTCTTCGGGTATTGAGGGAGCAGTCGCAGAGCTTATCGATGTAAAAAAAGAGCATGAAACCGCTCTTGATATTGCCCTGGGTGCAGCCCAGCAGCACGTAGTTGTACAAAATGAAGCCACAGGCCGCAAAGCAATTGGTTTCTTAAAGCAACGCGGCCTGGGAAGGGCAACTTTTCTTCCTATGGATGTTATGAAGCCCCGGACACTTCCATCCGGAGACCTGACGGCGGTTTCCAATCACCCTGCTTTTGCAGGAGTGGCTAAAGATCTTGTTTCCTTTGACGAACGCTATGAAAATGTCATCGGGCAGCTTCTTGGCAATGTGATTGTCGCACAGGACCTGAAAGGGGCCAATGAAATCGCAAGGCTCGTCCGTTACCGTTTCAGAATTGTCACTCTTGAAGGGGATGTGATTAATCCCGGTGGCGGAATGACCGGCGGAAGCATGGTTAAAAAGAAAAGCCAGCTCCTTGGAAGGCAGCAGGAACTGGAAAGGATGACGGCTAAGCTTACCCGACTCGAGCAGGATGTTCAAAAAGCCGAGGCGGATGTAAAGAATCGTAAAGCAAGGCTGTCAGCCCTCCAGCAGGAAGCAGACCTTGCAAGAAAAAGAGGCGAAGCAACAAGAGATCAGGAGCAGGATGAAAAAGGGAAGTCCAAAGAGCTGGAACTGGCGATCAACAGTTTAAATGACCGCCTTCAAATATATGATCAGGAAAAAGAAGAGTTTGAGCGGGAACGAAAAGAAAAGGAATCCCGCCTGAAAGAACTCGATGAGGCAATTACGGCCGCAGTAGAAAAGACCGAAGAATTAAATAAAGAGATTCAAAGAGTATCCAAGAAACAGGCGGAACAGGCTGTATCAAAAGAAAGCCTTTCAAAAGAACTCACAAACCTGAGGATCATGGAAACGAAAGAGCAGGAACAGCTTCACTATCTTGAGCAGTCATTAACTTCACTTACCGAGTCCTTCAACGATGTAAAAAAAGATCTTTCCTACCGGACAGAGGAGTATGACCAGCTCAGGCGGGAAATTGATTCGCAGGCGGATGACGGGGAAACACTTGAAGAAATCATCGCCAAACGAAAGCAGGAAAAAGAGCAGACGATCAGGCTGATATCCAAACGGAAATCCGACCGGTTAGGCCTGCAGCAGGATCACGATGATACAGAAGTGGTTCTAAGGGAATATAAGCGTCAGCTGAAACAAATGTCAGATGCTGTTCATGAAACAGAAGTGCTCGTAAACCGCACAGACGTGGAACTGGACAATCGTCTGGCTAAGCTGGAAGGTGAATATGAACTCACGTTTGAAGCAGCAAAGGCAAAAGACAACTCCACACTGTCGATTGAAGAAACCCGGACAAAAGTTAAGCTCATTAAACTTGCCATCGAAGAGCTCGGAAGTGTAAATGTCGGAGCGATCGAGGAGTATGACAGAGTTAAAGAACGGCACGATTTTCTGAAGGAACAAAAAGAGGATCTGGAGCATGGTAAAGCCACTCTTCTTCAGGTAATAGAAGAAATGGACAGTGAAATGATCCGCAGGTTTAAAGAAACGTTTTACCAGATTCAGGAGCATTTCAGAGATGTTTTTGTCCAGCTGTTCGGCGGAGGAAGGGCAGATCTTGTCCTGACAAACCCCGACGATCTTCTTGCCACCGGAGTTGATATTGTTGCCCAGCCCCCTGGGAAGAAGCTTCAAAACCTCGGCCTTCTGTCAGGAGGGGAAAGGGCACTTACCGCGATCGCTCTGTTGTTTGGTATTTTAAAAACAAGACCGGTTCCGTTCTGTGTTCTTGATGAGGTGGAAGCCGCTCTCGATGACGCCAATGTGGCCCGTTTTGCCCAATACCTTAAGGAATTCAGCAGGGACACCCAGTTTATTGTCGTTACCCACCGTAAAGGAACGATGGAAGAAGCAGATGTGCTGTACGGGGTTACGATGCAGGAGTCGGGAGTTTCAAATCTGGTAAGTGTCAGACTGGAAGAAACGGAAGCCTTAGTCGGCTCCGACTAG
- the rnc gene encoding ribonuclease III — protein sequence MQQSRKVRRKGLRRQQKKIQITKEQKEDYKQFLHSLGFEFENEDLFIQAFTHSSYVNEHRIRPHDDNERLEFLGDAVLELAISQFLFKTFDSMSEGEMTKLRAAIVCEPSLAKFAGELDFGEHVLLGKGEEMTGGRTRPALLADVFESFIGALYLDQGLDAVYRFLEENVYPKVKQGAFSHMMDFKSQLQEYIQREGHGQVQYRIVQEKGPAHCREFVSEVWLEEENLGNGTGRSKKEAEQHAAQKALEKLAKEEK from the coding sequence ATGCAACAGTCGCGAAAAGTCCGCAGAAAAGGGTTAAGACGACAACAAAAGAAAATACAGATAACCAAAGAACAAAAAGAAGACTACAAGCAATTCCTGCACTCACTAGGGTTTGAGTTTGAAAATGAGGATTTGTTTATACAGGCTTTTACGCACTCATCTTATGTAAATGAACATCGTATTCGTCCCCACGACGACAATGAACGTCTCGAATTTTTAGGCGATGCGGTTTTGGAATTGGCCATCTCTCAGTTTTTATTTAAAACTTTTGACTCCATGAGCGAAGGTGAGATGACCAAACTCAGAGCTGCCATCGTATGTGAGCCTTCATTAGCCAAGTTTGCAGGCGAACTCGACTTCGGAGAGCATGTTTTGCTTGGTAAAGGAGAAGAGATGACTGGCGGGCGTACACGTCCTGCCCTTCTGGCAGATGTGTTTGAATCGTTTATCGGGGCCCTATACCTCGACCAGGGTCTTGATGCTGTGTACCGCTTTCTGGAAGAGAATGTCTATCCAAAAGTTAAACAAGGTGCATTCTCCCATATGATGGACTTTAAGAGTCAGCTTCAGGAATACATTCAGCGGGAAGGTCACGGACAGGTTCAGTACAGGATCGTTCAGGAGAAGGGACCGGCCCACTGCCGGGAATTTGTAAGCGAAGTGTGGCTCGAGGAAGAAAACCTCGGCAACGGCACAGGACGTTCGAAAAAAGAGGCAGAGCAACACGCAGCACAAAAGGCGCTGGAAAAGCTGGCAAAGGAAGAAAAATAA
- the fabD gene encoding ACP S-malonyltransferase, protein MIKTALLFPGQGSQTIGMGKELAAKYEVADRIFNEADDALGFSLKELVFNGTEEELKRTENTQPALLTTSTAIWEVLKEKGVTADFAAGHSLGEYSALVAAEALPFSEAVKAVRRRGQLMEEAVPSGQGSMAAVLGMEREEVDRITAEVSETAGAVQPANYNCPGQIVISGSTEGVAKASEALKEAGAKRVLPLNVSGPFHSSLMQPAAEKMKETLENLRIGDPVMNVIANVTAESVKSKNEVSRLLYEQIYSPVLWEDTVRKLVDEGVDTFIEAGPGKVLSGLVKKVNRRAKVLPVYDEETLEKAVAALKEGK, encoded by the coding sequence ATGATAAAAACAGCACTCCTTTTTCCGGGCCAGGGATCACAGACCATCGGCATGGGAAAAGAACTTGCAGCAAAGTATGAAGTCGCAGACCGTATATTTAATGAAGCAGACGACGCCCTCGGCTTTTCTTTAAAGGAACTCGTATTTAATGGCACAGAAGAAGAATTAAAGCGTACGGAAAATACCCAGCCCGCCCTCCTGACAACCAGTACAGCAATCTGGGAAGTGCTAAAGGAGAAGGGTGTCACAGCTGACTTTGCAGCAGGACACAGTCTTGGGGAATACTCGGCACTTGTTGCCGCAGAAGCCCTCCCTTTTTCAGAAGCGGTGAAAGCCGTACGCCGTCGGGGACAACTTATGGAAGAAGCCGTCCCAAGCGGACAGGGGTCCATGGCTGCCGTACTCGGCATGGAGCGTGAGGAAGTTGACCGTATCACAGCAGAAGTATCTGAAACCGCAGGTGCTGTTCAGCCGGCTAACTACAACTGTCCGGGTCAGATCGTAATCTCAGGCTCCACGGAAGGGGTTGCAAAAGCGTCTGAAGCCCTTAAAGAGGCAGGAGCAAAGAGGGTTCTCCCACTTAATGTAAGCGGCCCCTTTCATTCAAGCCTGATGCAGCCGGCAGCAGAGAAGATGAAGGAAACCCTTGAGAATCTCCGCATTGGCGATCCTGTGATGAACGTGATTGCCAACGTCACGGCAGAATCAGTAAAAAGCAAAAATGAGGTCTCGCGGCTTCTTTACGAACAGATCTATTCTCCTGTTCTCTGGGAAGACACAGTTCGCAAGCTCGTTGACGAAGGTGTAGATACCTTTATTGAAGCAGGTCCCGGCAAAGTACTCAGCGGACTTGTGAAAAAGGTAAACCGCCGGGCGAAAGTGCTTCCCGTTTATGACGAAGAAACACTGGAAAAAGCAGTCGCAGCTCTGAAGGAGGGAAAGTAA
- the ftsY gene encoding signal recognition particle-docking protein FtsY: MSFFKKLKEKITTQTDSVTNKFKDGLTKTRDSFVGQMNELVKNYRTVDEEFFEELEDILISADVGVHTVMDLIDELKDEARRRNIKDAKDIQPVISEKLAEMLQKSENETKLNMQDTMTVILFVGVNGVGKTTTIGKLAHRFKQEGKNVVMAAGDTFRAGAIEQLEVWGERVGVDVIKQQAGSDPAAVMFDAIQAAKSRKADVLLCDTAGRLQNKVNLMNELEKVKRVISREISDAPHEVLLVLDATTGQNAMSQAKTFSKSTDVSGIVLTKLDGTAKGGIVLAIRNELDIPVKFVGLGEGMEDLQEFEADQYVHGLFADVLEQAEELAEED, encoded by the coding sequence ATGAGCTTTTTTAAAAAATTAAAAGAAAAAATTACAACACAGACAGACAGTGTAACGAATAAGTTTAAGGACGGCCTTACGAAAACGAGAGATTCCTTTGTCGGTCAGATGAATGAACTCGTGAAAAACTACCGGACTGTGGATGAAGAGTTCTTTGAAGAACTCGAAGACATCCTCATTTCAGCTGATGTGGGGGTCCATACCGTAATGGACCTAATCGATGAGCTCAAAGACGAAGCTAGACGCCGGAACATTAAAGATGCAAAAGACATTCAGCCGGTCATTTCCGAAAAGCTTGCAGAAATGCTTCAGAAGTCCGAGAATGAAACAAAGCTGAATATGCAGGATACAATGACAGTTATCCTTTTCGTCGGAGTAAACGGTGTCGGGAAAACGACTACAATCGGAAAGCTTGCACACCGTTTTAAACAGGAAGGGAAAAATGTCGTTATGGCAGCCGGGGATACCTTCCGTGCAGGGGCTATTGAACAGCTCGAAGTCTGGGGAGAGCGGGTCGGCGTTGATGTGATTAAACAGCAGGCCGGCAGTGACCCGGCGGCGGTTATGTTTGACGCGATCCAGGCAGCAAAGTCACGTAAGGCGGACGTCCTTCTCTGTGATACAGCCGGCCGCCTTCAAAACAAAGTGAACCTGATGAACGAACTAGAGAAGGTAAAGCGGGTCATCTCAAGAGAGATTTCTGATGCCCCTCATGAAGTTCTCCTCGTCCTCGATGCCACGACGGGGCAAAACGCCATGAGCCAGGCTAAAACGTTTTCAAAGTCAACTGACGTATCGGGGATTGTACTTACGAAACTCGACGGAACTGCAAAGGGAGGGATCGTTCTCGCCATCCGCAATGAGCTTGATATCCCAGTTAAATTTGTCGGTCTGGGAGAAGGAATGGAAGATCTTCAGGAGTTTGAAGCCGATCAGTATGTTCACGGTCTTTTTGCCGATGTGCTGGAGCAGGCTGAAGAGCTTGCAGAAGAGGATTAA
- a CDS encoding putative DNA-binding protein, with protein sequence MIEKTIRINYLYDFYQSLLTDKQNNYMRMYYLDDWSLGEISEHFEVSRQAVYDNIRRTEALLEEYEEKLSLFTRYQKRNEALKELRTLIEAKRDKEEILRVLHTLDKLE encoded by the coding sequence GTGATTGAAAAAACAATCCGAATTAATTACCTGTACGATTTTTATCAGTCCCTGTTAACTGACAAACAGAACAATTACATGAGAATGTATTATCTGGATGACTGGTCCCTCGGGGAAATATCGGAACACTTTGAAGTGAGCCGGCAGGCAGTGTATGATAATATACGACGCACAGAGGCTTTGTTGGAAGAATACGAAGAGAAACTCTCGCTATTTACGCGGTACCAAAAGCGTAATGAAGCATTAAAAGAGCTTCGCACGCTTATTGAAGCAAAGAGAGATAAAGAAGAGATCCTTCGTGTCCTCCACACCCTGGACAAACTTGAATAG
- a CDS encoding DUF1128 domain-containing protein, which yields MNLDQKTEENINIMLDEIKQKLQIVNAGAIKAEAFDLNKYDDLKDIHAYVMSKDNFSVNEMDGIVSELGQMRK from the coding sequence ATGAATTTAGACCAGAAAACAGAGGAAAATATTAACATTATGCTCGATGAAATTAAACAGAAGCTTCAAATTGTAAACGCAGGGGCCATTAAAGCGGAGGCTTTTGACTTGAATAAATATGACGACCTGAAAGACATCCATGCTTATGTGATGAGTAAGGACAATTTCAGTGTGAATGAGATGGATGGGATTGTAAGTGAATTGGGGCAGATGAGGAAGTAA